One part of the Papaver somniferum cultivar HN1 unplaced genomic scaffold, ASM357369v1 unplaced-scaffold_43, whole genome shotgun sequence genome encodes these proteins:
- the LOC113342553 gene encoding BTB/POZ domain-containing protein FBL11-like isoform X4, which produces MWIISSSSFVNIPYKLLYHCVEHPHLTVDSEKCLAEAILVWIDSNKVLWQCSDSNTKYDCPEILQKVRLTLLPLDFPAGKRRNLYFSKLAEKSIHAILSMIKDPSTRQASKDAELHNIRIRLTKYTERIVLSGCPQITLASLLLSVLPSLWNMDPLIRKQYEESITDLDNLQRNPSRISNFPILPFEAVQEVDISKCPGLRVEAVIQCFSKSFPSLRRLNASHCFQFGVSTLFDLVEKCPLVEEVDLTADISPALPTLEATTSSATEMYHDSYVASYFKKGGLLLSKLTLEGRNNIIDLGLQSISTFALTLSSLNLKGCTSVTDLGISRLISQCENLKSLNVADTYFGRRSISVLISDILRLKDFSDAYDEHKHSSSLAFRLQELNIEGCMSVDATSLMQLISATYLLKSMNLRKTSLNDDALNNFMGSSLKSLDVSDTMVCGVSLAEIVRRNPDLKVLKARGCRNLCDQEGGDQLHIELKRNCSLEEVVFGWGFPFNSMETLGAAIKSLKAITVGLGASLGEYGLKLLLKLCPLLESIVLYFQVISDDVVINLLESVRCLQVMKLCYCLGDLSPVIFQCSVPNLKVLNLERVTPWMTNEDLVNLTKNCKNLVELSLSGCALLDSDSQHIISCGWPGLISINLEECGGITSNGVSSFYNCVALEDLLLRHNGCGIQSNFICEASSKLPMLRKVALDLCDANEGYFHTPSYSGRSFLSIIKIARCKPQRCSFDLQHPNSCRKSVHKESIVVEFSANGLRTTTVKERV; this is translated from the exons ATGTGGATTATATCCTCTAGTTCTTTCGTTAATATTCCCTATAAGTTGTTATATCATTGCGTTGAACACCCTCATTTAACTGTAGATAG TGAAAAGTGTCTGGCTGAAGCAATATTAGTTTGGATTGATAGTAACAAAGTACTATGGCAATGTTCTGATAGCAACACTAAATATGACTGCCCTGAAATTCTACAAAAG GTCCGCCTGACCCTTTTGCCTCTTGATTTTCCTGCAG GGAAGAGAAGAAATTTGTACTTTTCAAAGCTTGCTGAAAAAAGCATTCATGCAATTCTTAGTATGATAAAAGATCCATCCACAAGGCAAGCGTCTAAAGATGCCGAACTCCATAACATCAGGATACGCCTTACTAAATATACTGAG AGAATAGTCCTTTCAGGATGTCCCCAGATAACGTTGGCTTCTCTGCTCCTTTCTGTGCTTCCTTCTTTGTGGAACATGGACCCCTTAATTAGAAAGCAATATGAAGAATCTATTACTGACCTTGACAACCTTCAACGTAATCCTTCCCGAATCTCAAATTTTCCAATATTACCTTTTGAAGCAGTACAGGAGGTTGACATATCCAAATGTCCAGGGCTACGTGTTGAAGCTGTCATCCAATGCTTTTCCAAGTCATTCCCATCATTGAGACGGTTGAATGCGTCTCACTGTTTCCAATTTGGGGTGTCTACCTTGTTTGACTTGGTAGAAAAATGCCCTTTAGTTGAAGAAGTTGACCTTACTGCTGATATCAGTCCTGCCTTACCAACACTTGAAGCAACGACTTCATCTGCAACTGAGATGTATCATGATTCCTATGTAGCTTCATATTTCAAGAAAGGAGGATTATTATTATCAAAGCTGACACTGGAGGGCCGTAACAATATTATTG ATCTAGGTCTCCAAAGTATCTCGACATTTGCTCTCACCTTATCTTCCCTGAACCTTAAAGGGTGCACTTCAGTAACAGATTTAGGAATTTCAAGACTTATCTCTCAGTGTGAAAACTTAAAGTCTCTTAATGTTGCCGATACTTATTTTGGGAGAAGATCAATTTCAGTGCTCATCTCCGATATCCTTCGCTTAAAAGACTTTTCTGATGCATATGATGAACATAAGCATTCAAGTTCACTGGCCTTCCGGCTTCAAGAGCTGAATATTGAAGGTTGCATGA GTGTGGATGCAACATCTCTAATGCAGCTTATCAGTGCCACATACTTGCTGAAGAGCATGAATCTAAGGAAGACTTCCCTTAATGATGATGCTCTTAATAATTTCATGGGATCTTCCTTGAAGAGTCTTGACGTTTCCGATACGATG GTATGTGGAGTCTCTTTAGCTGAGATAGTTCGaagaaatcctgatttgaaagttcTAAAAGCAAGAGGTTGTAGGAACTTGTGCGACCAAGAAGGAGGTGATCAACTTCATATAGAGTTGAAAAGAAATTGTTCATTGGAAGAAGTTGTATTCGGGTGGGGATTTCCATTTAACTCCATGGAAACTCTTGGAGCTGCTATCAAGTCACTTAAGGCCATAACAGTTGGTCTCGGTGCATCTTTAGGCGAATATGGGCTCAAACTACTACTTAAGCTTTGTCCATTGCTTGAATCAATCGTTCTTTACTTTCAG GTAATATCTGACGATGTTGTGATTAATCTTTTGGAATCCGTAAGATGTCTTCAAGTCATGAAACTGTGCTACTGCCTTGGAGACTTGTCTCCAGTTATCTTCCAGTGCAGTGTGCCAAACTTAAAGGTATTGAATTTAGAAAGGGTAACTCCATGGATGACAAATGAGGATTTGGTAAATTTGACTAAGAATTGTAAAAATTTGGTTGAACTATCATTATCTGGATGTGCACTTCTTGATTCAG ATTCTCAGCATATCATTTCATGTGGATGGCCAGGTCTAATTTCCATCAATTTAGAG GAATGTGGAGGCATAACCTCAAATGGGGTGTCCTCCTTTTATAACTGCGTAGCTCTTGAAGATCTCTTGCTGCGGCATAAT GGTTGTGGAattcaaagtaattttatttgtGAAGCTTCTTCAAAG TTGCCTATGCTTCGTAAAGTTGCTTTAGATTTGTGTGATGCCAATGAAGGTTATTTTCATACCCCGAGT
- the LOC113342553 gene encoding BTB/POZ domain-containing protein FBL11-like isoform X2, translating to MDSLSENNQLVIVELRNSYLTESEINQKEISISTAEISTWNLHSVLSSEIVRIQLERNRLIRESSYFRGLLTGNFSESSQDCVSVEWNAETFIDVLKHIYGCSLDITVNNFILLLEAAIFFGVDALLLECKTWLTKETTTKWLPSMQMDLEFVINSWNFGFDHAIDFIPELCAGYLARNFMWIISSSSFVNIPYKLLYHCVEHPHLTVDSEKCLAEAILVWIDSNKVLWQCSDSNTKYDCPEILQKVRLTLLPLDFPAGKRRNLYFSKLAEKSIHAILSMIKDPSTRQASKDAELHNIRIRLTKYTERIVLSGCPQITLASLLLSVLPSLWNMDPLIRKQYEESITDLDNLQRLRVEAVIQCFSKSFPSLRRLNASHCFQFGVSTLFDLVEKCPLVEEVDLTADISPALPTLEATTSSATEMYHDSYVASYFKKGGLLLSKLTLEGRNNIIDLGLQSISTFALTLSSLNLKGCTSVTDLGISRLISQCENLKSLNVADTYFGRRSISVLISDILRLKDFSDAYDEHKHSSSLAFRLQELNIEGCMSVDATSLMQLISATYLLKSMNLRKTSLNDDALNNFMGSSLKSLDVSDTMVCGVSLAEIVRRNPDLKVLKARGCRNLCDQEGGDQLHIELKRNCSLEEVVFGWGFPFNSMETLGAAIKSLKAITVGLGASLGEYGLKLLLKLCPLLESIVLYFQVISDDVVINLLESVRCLQVMKLCYCLGDLSPVIFQCSVPNLKVLNLERVTPWMTNEDLVNLTKNCKNLVELSLSGCALLDSDSQHIISCGWPGLISINLEECGGITSNGVSSFYNCVALEDLLLRHNGCGIQSNFICEASSKLPMLRKVALDLCDANEGYFHTPSYSGRSFLSIIKIARCKPQRCSFDLQHPNSCRKSVHKESIVVEFSANGLRTTTVKERV from the exons ATGGATTCACTTTCTGAAAATAATCAACTCGTGATTGTCGAATTAAGAAATTCGTACTTGACTGAATCAGAAATCAATCAGAAAGAAATTTCCATCTCAACAGCAGAGATTTCTACTTGGAATCTTCACTCAGTTCTTAGTTCTGAAATCGTTAGAATTCAATTAGAACGCAATCG GCTTATTCGGGAATCTTCGTATTTCCGTGGTCTACTGACTGGAAATTTTAG TGAGTCGAGTCAAGATTGTGTTTCAGTAGAGTGGAATGCGGAGACATTTATTGATGTTTTGAAGCATATCTATGGATGTTCTTTGGATATTACTGTGAATAATTTCATCTTACTACTTGAG GCTGCAATCTTTTTTGGTGTGGATGCTCTTTTATTGGAGTGCAAGACATGGTTAACCAAGGAAACAACTACGAAATGGCttccttcaatgcaaatggatttGGAATTTGTTATTAACAGTTGGAATTTTGGTTTTGACCATG CGATTGACTTTATTCCAGAACTATGCGCTGGATATCTTGCACGAAATTTT ATGTGGATTATATCCTCTAGTTCTTTCGTTAATATTCCCTATAAGTTGTTATATCATTGCGTTGAACACCCTCATTTAACTGTAGATAG TGAAAAGTGTCTGGCTGAAGCAATATTAGTTTGGATTGATAGTAACAAAGTACTATGGCAATGTTCTGATAGCAACACTAAATATGACTGCCCTGAAATTCTACAAAAG GTCCGCCTGACCCTTTTGCCTCTTGATTTTCCTGCAG GGAAGAGAAGAAATTTGTACTTTTCAAAGCTTGCTGAAAAAAGCATTCATGCAATTCTTAGTATGATAAAAGATCCATCCACAAGGCAAGCGTCTAAAGATGCCGAACTCCATAACATCAGGATACGCCTTACTAAATATACTGAG AGAATAGTCCTTTCAGGATGTCCCCAGATAACGTTGGCTTCTCTGCTCCTTTCTGTGCTTCCTTCTTTGTGGAACATGGACCCCTTAATTAGAAAGCAATATGAAGAATCTATTACTGACCTTGACAACCTTCAAC GGCTACGTGTTGAAGCTGTCATCCAATGCTTTTCCAAGTCATTCCCATCATTGAGACGGTTGAATGCGTCTCACTGTTTCCAATTTGGGGTGTCTACCTTGTTTGACTTGGTAGAAAAATGCCCTTTAGTTGAAGAAGTTGACCTTACTGCTGATATCAGTCCTGCCTTACCAACACTTGAAGCAACGACTTCATCTGCAACTGAGATGTATCATGATTCCTATGTAGCTTCATATTTCAAGAAAGGAGGATTATTATTATCAAAGCTGACACTGGAGGGCCGTAACAATATTATTG ATCTAGGTCTCCAAAGTATCTCGACATTTGCTCTCACCTTATCTTCCCTGAACCTTAAAGGGTGCACTTCAGTAACAGATTTAGGAATTTCAAGACTTATCTCTCAGTGTGAAAACTTAAAGTCTCTTAATGTTGCCGATACTTATTTTGGGAGAAGATCAATTTCAGTGCTCATCTCCGATATCCTTCGCTTAAAAGACTTTTCTGATGCATATGATGAACATAAGCATTCAAGTTCACTGGCCTTCCGGCTTCAAGAGCTGAATATTGAAGGTTGCATGA GTGTGGATGCAACATCTCTAATGCAGCTTATCAGTGCCACATACTTGCTGAAGAGCATGAATCTAAGGAAGACTTCCCTTAATGATGATGCTCTTAATAATTTCATGGGATCTTCCTTGAAGAGTCTTGACGTTTCCGATACGATG GTATGTGGAGTCTCTTTAGCTGAGATAGTTCGaagaaatcctgatttgaaagttcTAAAAGCAAGAGGTTGTAGGAACTTGTGCGACCAAGAAGGAGGTGATCAACTTCATATAGAGTTGAAAAGAAATTGTTCATTGGAAGAAGTTGTATTCGGGTGGGGATTTCCATTTAACTCCATGGAAACTCTTGGAGCTGCTATCAAGTCACTTAAGGCCATAACAGTTGGTCTCGGTGCATCTTTAGGCGAATATGGGCTCAAACTACTACTTAAGCTTTGTCCATTGCTTGAATCAATCGTTCTTTACTTTCAG GTAATATCTGACGATGTTGTGATTAATCTTTTGGAATCCGTAAGATGTCTTCAAGTCATGAAACTGTGCTACTGCCTTGGAGACTTGTCTCCAGTTATCTTCCAGTGCAGTGTGCCAAACTTAAAGGTATTGAATTTAGAAAGGGTAACTCCATGGATGACAAATGAGGATTTGGTAAATTTGACTAAGAATTGTAAAAATTTGGTTGAACTATCATTATCTGGATGTGCACTTCTTGATTCAG ATTCTCAGCATATCATTTCATGTGGATGGCCAGGTCTAATTTCCATCAATTTAGAG GAATGTGGAGGCATAACCTCAAATGGGGTGTCCTCCTTTTATAACTGCGTAGCTCTTGAAGATCTCTTGCTGCGGCATAAT GGTTGTGGAattcaaagtaattttatttgtGAAGCTTCTTCAAAG TTGCCTATGCTTCGTAAAGTTGCTTTAGATTTGTGTGATGCCAATGAAGGTTATTTTCATACCCCGAGT
- the LOC113342553 gene encoding BTB/POZ domain-containing protein FBL11-like isoform X3, with protein sequence MMWIISSSSFVNIPYKLLYHCVEHPHLTVDSEKCLAEAILVWIDSNKVLWQCSDSNTKYDCPEILQKVRLTLLPLDFPAGKRRNLYFSKLAEKSIHAILSMIKDPSTRQASKDAELHNIRIRLTKYTERIVLSGCPQITLASLLLSVLPSLWNMDPLIRKQYEESITDLDNLQRNPSRISNFPILPFEAVQEVDISKCPGLRVEAVIQCFSKSFPSLRRLNASHCFQFGVSTLFDLVEKCPLVEEVDLTADISPALPTLEATTSSATEMYHDSYVASYFKKGGLLLSKLTLEGRNNIIDLGLQSISTFALTLSSLNLKGCTSVTDLGISRLISQCENLKSLNVADTYFGRRSISVLISDILRLKDFSDAYDEHKHSSSLAFRLQELNIEGCMSVDATSLMQLISATYLLKSMNLRKTSLNDDALNNFMGSSLKSLDVSDTMVCGVSLAEIVRRNPDLKVLKARGCRNLCDQEGGDQLHIELKRNCSLEEVVFGWGFPFNSMETLGAAIKSLKAITVGLGASLGEYGLKLLLKLCPLLESIVLYFQVISDDVVINLLESVRCLQVMKLCYCLGDLSPVIFQCSVPNLKVLNLERVTPWMTNEDLVNLTKNCKNLVELSLSGCALLDSDSQHIISCGWPGLISINLEECGGITSNGVSSFYNCVALEDLLLRHNGCGIQSNFICEASSKLPMLRKVALDLCDANEGYFHTPSYSGRSFLSIIKIARCKPQRCSFDLQHPNSCRKSVHKESIVVEFSANGLRTTTVKERV encoded by the exons ATG ATGTGGATTATATCCTCTAGTTCTTTCGTTAATATTCCCTATAAGTTGTTATATCATTGCGTTGAACACCCTCATTTAACTGTAGATAG TGAAAAGTGTCTGGCTGAAGCAATATTAGTTTGGATTGATAGTAACAAAGTACTATGGCAATGTTCTGATAGCAACACTAAATATGACTGCCCTGAAATTCTACAAAAG GTCCGCCTGACCCTTTTGCCTCTTGATTTTCCTGCAG GGAAGAGAAGAAATTTGTACTTTTCAAAGCTTGCTGAAAAAAGCATTCATGCAATTCTTAGTATGATAAAAGATCCATCCACAAGGCAAGCGTCTAAAGATGCCGAACTCCATAACATCAGGATACGCCTTACTAAATATACTGAG AGAATAGTCCTTTCAGGATGTCCCCAGATAACGTTGGCTTCTCTGCTCCTTTCTGTGCTTCCTTCTTTGTGGAACATGGACCCCTTAATTAGAAAGCAATATGAAGAATCTATTACTGACCTTGACAACCTTCAACGTAATCCTTCCCGAATCTCAAATTTTCCAATATTACCTTTTGAAGCAGTACAGGAGGTTGACATATCCAAATGTCCAGGGCTACGTGTTGAAGCTGTCATCCAATGCTTTTCCAAGTCATTCCCATCATTGAGACGGTTGAATGCGTCTCACTGTTTCCAATTTGGGGTGTCTACCTTGTTTGACTTGGTAGAAAAATGCCCTTTAGTTGAAGAAGTTGACCTTACTGCTGATATCAGTCCTGCCTTACCAACACTTGAAGCAACGACTTCATCTGCAACTGAGATGTATCATGATTCCTATGTAGCTTCATATTTCAAGAAAGGAGGATTATTATTATCAAAGCTGACACTGGAGGGCCGTAACAATATTATTG ATCTAGGTCTCCAAAGTATCTCGACATTTGCTCTCACCTTATCTTCCCTGAACCTTAAAGGGTGCACTTCAGTAACAGATTTAGGAATTTCAAGACTTATCTCTCAGTGTGAAAACTTAAAGTCTCTTAATGTTGCCGATACTTATTTTGGGAGAAGATCAATTTCAGTGCTCATCTCCGATATCCTTCGCTTAAAAGACTTTTCTGATGCATATGATGAACATAAGCATTCAAGTTCACTGGCCTTCCGGCTTCAAGAGCTGAATATTGAAGGTTGCATGA GTGTGGATGCAACATCTCTAATGCAGCTTATCAGTGCCACATACTTGCTGAAGAGCATGAATCTAAGGAAGACTTCCCTTAATGATGATGCTCTTAATAATTTCATGGGATCTTCCTTGAAGAGTCTTGACGTTTCCGATACGATG GTATGTGGAGTCTCTTTAGCTGAGATAGTTCGaagaaatcctgatttgaaagttcTAAAAGCAAGAGGTTGTAGGAACTTGTGCGACCAAGAAGGAGGTGATCAACTTCATATAGAGTTGAAAAGAAATTGTTCATTGGAAGAAGTTGTATTCGGGTGGGGATTTCCATTTAACTCCATGGAAACTCTTGGAGCTGCTATCAAGTCACTTAAGGCCATAACAGTTGGTCTCGGTGCATCTTTAGGCGAATATGGGCTCAAACTACTACTTAAGCTTTGTCCATTGCTTGAATCAATCGTTCTTTACTTTCAG GTAATATCTGACGATGTTGTGATTAATCTTTTGGAATCCGTAAGATGTCTTCAAGTCATGAAACTGTGCTACTGCCTTGGAGACTTGTCTCCAGTTATCTTCCAGTGCAGTGTGCCAAACTTAAAGGTATTGAATTTAGAAAGGGTAACTCCATGGATGACAAATGAGGATTTGGTAAATTTGACTAAGAATTGTAAAAATTTGGTTGAACTATCATTATCTGGATGTGCACTTCTTGATTCAG ATTCTCAGCATATCATTTCATGTGGATGGCCAGGTCTAATTTCCATCAATTTAGAG GAATGTGGAGGCATAACCTCAAATGGGGTGTCCTCCTTTTATAACTGCGTAGCTCTTGAAGATCTCTTGCTGCGGCATAAT GGTTGTGGAattcaaagtaattttatttgtGAAGCTTCTTCAAAG TTGCCTATGCTTCGTAAAGTTGCTTTAGATTTGTGTGATGCCAATGAAGGTTATTTTCATACCCCGAGT
- the LOC113342553 gene encoding BTB/POZ domain-containing protein FBL11-like isoform X1, with protein sequence MDSLSENNQLVIVELRNSYLTESEINQKEISISTAEISTWNLHSVLSSEIVRIQLERNRLIRESSYFRGLLTGNFSESSQDCVSVEWNAETFIDVLKHIYGCSLDITVNNFILLLEAAIFFGVDALLLECKTWLTKETTTKWLPSMQMDLEFVINSWNFGFDHAIDFIPELCAGYLARNFMWIISSSSFVNIPYKLLYHCVEHPHLTVDSEKCLAEAILVWIDSNKVLWQCSDSNTKYDCPEILQKVRLTLLPLDFPAGKRRNLYFSKLAEKSIHAILSMIKDPSTRQASKDAELHNIRIRLTKYTERIVLSGCPQITLASLLLSVLPSLWNMDPLIRKQYEESITDLDNLQRNPSRISNFPILPFEAVQEVDISKCPGLRVEAVIQCFSKSFPSLRRLNASHCFQFGVSTLFDLVEKCPLVEEVDLTADISPALPTLEATTSSATEMYHDSYVASYFKKGGLLLSKLTLEGRNNIIDLGLQSISTFALTLSSLNLKGCTSVTDLGISRLISQCENLKSLNVADTYFGRRSISVLISDILRLKDFSDAYDEHKHSSSLAFRLQELNIEGCMSVDATSLMQLISATYLLKSMNLRKTSLNDDALNNFMGSSLKSLDVSDTMVCGVSLAEIVRRNPDLKVLKARGCRNLCDQEGGDQLHIELKRNCSLEEVVFGWGFPFNSMETLGAAIKSLKAITVGLGASLGEYGLKLLLKLCPLLESIVLYFQVISDDVVINLLESVRCLQVMKLCYCLGDLSPVIFQCSVPNLKVLNLERVTPWMTNEDLVNLTKNCKNLVELSLSGCALLDSDSQHIISCGWPGLISINLEECGGITSNGVSSFYNCVALEDLLLRHNGCGIQSNFICEASSKLPMLRKVALDLCDANEGYFHTPSYSGRSFLSIIKIARCKPQRCSFDLQHPNSCRKSVHKESIVVEFSANGLRTTTVKERV encoded by the exons ATGGATTCACTTTCTGAAAATAATCAACTCGTGATTGTCGAATTAAGAAATTCGTACTTGACTGAATCAGAAATCAATCAGAAAGAAATTTCCATCTCAACAGCAGAGATTTCTACTTGGAATCTTCACTCAGTTCTTAGTTCTGAAATCGTTAGAATTCAATTAGAACGCAATCG GCTTATTCGGGAATCTTCGTATTTCCGTGGTCTACTGACTGGAAATTTTAG TGAGTCGAGTCAAGATTGTGTTTCAGTAGAGTGGAATGCGGAGACATTTATTGATGTTTTGAAGCATATCTATGGATGTTCTTTGGATATTACTGTGAATAATTTCATCTTACTACTTGAG GCTGCAATCTTTTTTGGTGTGGATGCTCTTTTATTGGAGTGCAAGACATGGTTAACCAAGGAAACAACTACGAAATGGCttccttcaatgcaaatggatttGGAATTTGTTATTAACAGTTGGAATTTTGGTTTTGACCATG CGATTGACTTTATTCCAGAACTATGCGCTGGATATCTTGCACGAAATTTT ATGTGGATTATATCCTCTAGTTCTTTCGTTAATATTCCCTATAAGTTGTTATATCATTGCGTTGAACACCCTCATTTAACTGTAGATAG TGAAAAGTGTCTGGCTGAAGCAATATTAGTTTGGATTGATAGTAACAAAGTACTATGGCAATGTTCTGATAGCAACACTAAATATGACTGCCCTGAAATTCTACAAAAG GTCCGCCTGACCCTTTTGCCTCTTGATTTTCCTGCAG GGAAGAGAAGAAATTTGTACTTTTCAAAGCTTGCTGAAAAAAGCATTCATGCAATTCTTAGTATGATAAAAGATCCATCCACAAGGCAAGCGTCTAAAGATGCCGAACTCCATAACATCAGGATACGCCTTACTAAATATACTGAG AGAATAGTCCTTTCAGGATGTCCCCAGATAACGTTGGCTTCTCTGCTCCTTTCTGTGCTTCCTTCTTTGTGGAACATGGACCCCTTAATTAGAAAGCAATATGAAGAATCTATTACTGACCTTGACAACCTTCAACGTAATCCTTCCCGAATCTCAAATTTTCCAATATTACCTTTTGAAGCAGTACAGGAGGTTGACATATCCAAATGTCCAGGGCTACGTGTTGAAGCTGTCATCCAATGCTTTTCCAAGTCATTCCCATCATTGAGACGGTTGAATGCGTCTCACTGTTTCCAATTTGGGGTGTCTACCTTGTTTGACTTGGTAGAAAAATGCCCTTTAGTTGAAGAAGTTGACCTTACTGCTGATATCAGTCCTGCCTTACCAACACTTGAAGCAACGACTTCATCTGCAACTGAGATGTATCATGATTCCTATGTAGCTTCATATTTCAAGAAAGGAGGATTATTATTATCAAAGCTGACACTGGAGGGCCGTAACAATATTATTG ATCTAGGTCTCCAAAGTATCTCGACATTTGCTCTCACCTTATCTTCCCTGAACCTTAAAGGGTGCACTTCAGTAACAGATTTAGGAATTTCAAGACTTATCTCTCAGTGTGAAAACTTAAAGTCTCTTAATGTTGCCGATACTTATTTTGGGAGAAGATCAATTTCAGTGCTCATCTCCGATATCCTTCGCTTAAAAGACTTTTCTGATGCATATGATGAACATAAGCATTCAAGTTCACTGGCCTTCCGGCTTCAAGAGCTGAATATTGAAGGTTGCATGA GTGTGGATGCAACATCTCTAATGCAGCTTATCAGTGCCACATACTTGCTGAAGAGCATGAATCTAAGGAAGACTTCCCTTAATGATGATGCTCTTAATAATTTCATGGGATCTTCCTTGAAGAGTCTTGACGTTTCCGATACGATG GTATGTGGAGTCTCTTTAGCTGAGATAGTTCGaagaaatcctgatttgaaagttcTAAAAGCAAGAGGTTGTAGGAACTTGTGCGACCAAGAAGGAGGTGATCAACTTCATATAGAGTTGAAAAGAAATTGTTCATTGGAAGAAGTTGTATTCGGGTGGGGATTTCCATTTAACTCCATGGAAACTCTTGGAGCTGCTATCAAGTCACTTAAGGCCATAACAGTTGGTCTCGGTGCATCTTTAGGCGAATATGGGCTCAAACTACTACTTAAGCTTTGTCCATTGCTTGAATCAATCGTTCTTTACTTTCAG GTAATATCTGACGATGTTGTGATTAATCTTTTGGAATCCGTAAGATGTCTTCAAGTCATGAAACTGTGCTACTGCCTTGGAGACTTGTCTCCAGTTATCTTCCAGTGCAGTGTGCCAAACTTAAAGGTATTGAATTTAGAAAGGGTAACTCCATGGATGACAAATGAGGATTTGGTAAATTTGACTAAGAATTGTAAAAATTTGGTTGAACTATCATTATCTGGATGTGCACTTCTTGATTCAG ATTCTCAGCATATCATTTCATGTGGATGGCCAGGTCTAATTTCCATCAATTTAGAG GAATGTGGAGGCATAACCTCAAATGGGGTGTCCTCCTTTTATAACTGCGTAGCTCTTGAAGATCTCTTGCTGCGGCATAAT GGTTGTGGAattcaaagtaattttatttgtGAAGCTTCTTCAAAG TTGCCTATGCTTCGTAAAGTTGCTTTAGATTTGTGTGATGCCAATGAAGGTTATTTTCATACCCCGAGT